In Janthinobacterium sp. 67, a genomic segment contains:
- a CDS encoding sterol desaturase family protein — protein MKSLFAALYGPVFWAGFIGAAACLIAACDHSLWVLPPLLLLALLTSFLAERYLPYDGAWNDGHGDGWRDSLHALVNEALYLLGLAAFPLLAGHLALGAFWPAQLPFWAQLLLAILIADCGITLVHYLSHRYYFLWKLHAVHHSVRRMYGFNGWMKHPLHLLLEATGGMLPLLLLGVPEKVMAVLAFAVAIQLLLQHANVDMRMGPLRHVFAWAPLHRFHHMKYGTAGDVNFGLFFTCWDRLLGTAFEAPGYRMRGEDLGIGSRPDYPVAYGPQLLEPFRAEEGVRAPELPAGLRQALNRAINRAA, from the coding sequence ATGAAATCCCTCTTTGCCGCGCTCTACGGCCCCGTGTTCTGGGCCGGCTTCATCGGCGCCGCCGCTTGCCTGATCGCGGCGTGCGACCATTCTCTGTGGGTCTTGCCGCCCTTGCTGCTGCTGGCCCTGCTCACTTCCTTTCTTGCCGAACGTTATCTGCCGTACGACGGCGCGTGGAACGACGGTCACGGCGACGGCTGGCGCGACAGCCTGCATGCGCTCGTCAATGAAGCCCTGTACCTGCTGGGACTGGCTGCTTTTCCCCTGCTGGCCGGACACCTGGCGCTGGGCGCATTCTGGCCAGCCCAATTACCGTTCTGGGCGCAGCTGCTGCTGGCCATCCTCATCGCCGATTGCGGCATCACCCTCGTGCATTACCTGAGCCACCGCTATTACTTTCTGTGGAAACTGCATGCCGTGCACCACAGCGTGCGGCGCATGTACGGTTTCAACGGCTGGATGAAACATCCGCTGCATCTGCTGCTGGAAGCGACGGGCGGCATGCTGCCCTTGCTGCTGCTCGGCGTACCGGAGAAGGTCATGGCCGTGCTGGCGTTTGCCGTGGCGATCCAGCTGTTGCTGCAGCACGCGAATGTCGACATGCGCATGGGGCCGCTGCGCCACGTGTTTGCCTGGGCGCCCTTGCACCGCTTTCATCACATGAAGTACGGCACGGCCGGCGACGTGAATTTCGGCCTGTTCTTTACGTGCTGGGACCGCTTGCTGGGCACGGCGTTTGAGGCGCCCGGCTACCGCATGCGGGGCGAAGACCTGGGCATCGGCAGCCGTCCCGATTATCCCGTCGCTTATGGACCGCAGCTGCTGGAACCGTTCCGCGCGGAAGAGGGCGTGCGCGCGCCCGAGCTGCCGGCCGGCTTGCGGCAGGCGCTCAACCGTGCCATCAATCGAGCAGCTTGA
- a CDS encoding efflux RND transporter permease subunit, translating into MFERLIRFAIDQRWLVMLAVAAMAGLGIYSYQKLPIDAVPDITNVQVQINTQSAGYSPLETEQRVTFPIETAMAGLPNLEQTRSLSRYGLSQVTVIFKDGTDIYFARQMINERLQEAKESLPAGVTPKMGPVSTGLGEIYLWTVETEPGAKKPDGTPYTPTDLREIQDWIIKPQLRNVTGVTEINAIGGYAKQYQVAPYPEKLAAYGISLQDVVTALERNNSNVGAGYIEKQGEQLLIRAPGQVASKSDIGNIVVANVQGVAIRIRDVADVVLGRELRTGAATENGREVVLGTVFMLIGQNSRAVSQAVDKKMVEINRSLPKGVHAVTVYDRTVLVDKAINTVKKNLLEGAVLVIAILFLFLGNIRAAVITAMVIPLAMLFTFTGMVQYHVSANLMSLGALDFGIIIDGAVVIVENCVRRLAHAQQKLGRPLTLQERLHEVFAASQEARRPLLYGQLIIMVVYLPIFALTGVEGRMFTPMALTVVIALLGAMLLSITFIPAAVALFIGDKVAEKENTIMRAAKRWYAPLLDKVMRNTPVVLTGAAVAVVLSGLLATRMGSEFVPSLNEGDIAIQALRIPGTSLSQSLAMQQQLESKLMANHQEIARVFARTGTAEIASDPMPPNISDGYIMLKPRNAWPEPGKSRERLLAEIEATATSLPGNNYEFSQPIQLRFNELISGVRSDVAVKLFGDDMLVLDSTAAKIAGVLGKIPGATEVKVEQTTGLPMLTVQIDREQTARYGLNIADVQSAIATAIGGQEAGTLFQGDRRFDIVVRLPDSLRSDLEQLKRLPIALPLGAAAEGRARFIPLGEVASLQVAPGPNQISREDGKRRIVISANVRGRDIGSFVAEATQQLQAQVAIPAGYWTSWGGQFEQLQSATKRLELVVPVALALVFVLLFAMFGNVKDGVLVFSGIPFALTGGIVALWLRDIPMSISAAVGFIALSGVAVLNGLVMIAYIRQLREQGMPLHDAIREGAITRLRPVLMTALVASLGFVPMAIATGTGAEVQRPLATVVIGGILSSTALTLLVLPLLYRLAYRRKEEEAGRMSVAEGHS; encoded by the coding sequence ATGTTTGAACGCTTGATCCGCTTCGCCATCGACCAGCGCTGGCTGGTGATGCTGGCCGTCGCCGCCATGGCGGGCCTGGGCATCTACAGCTATCAAAAGCTGCCCATCGATGCCGTGCCCGACATCACCAATGTGCAGGTGCAAATCAATACCCAGTCCGCCGGCTATTCGCCGCTGGAAACCGAGCAGCGCGTCACCTTCCCCATCGAGACGGCAATGGCCGGCTTGCCGAATCTGGAACAGACGCGCTCGCTGTCGCGCTATGGCCTGTCGCAAGTGACCGTGATCTTCAAGGATGGCACGGACATTTATTTCGCGCGCCAGATGATCAACGAGCGCTTGCAGGAAGCCAAGGAAAGCCTGCCTGCCGGCGTCACGCCGAAGATGGGCCCGGTTTCCACGGGCCTCGGCGAAATCTACCTGTGGACGGTGGAAACGGAACCTGGGGCGAAAAAGCCGGACGGCACGCCGTACACGCCGACGGACTTGCGCGAAATCCAGGACTGGATCATCAAGCCGCAGTTGCGCAACGTCACGGGCGTGACGGAAATCAATGCCATCGGCGGCTACGCCAAGCAATACCAGGTGGCGCCGTATCCGGAAAAACTGGCCGCCTACGGCATCAGCCTGCAAGACGTGGTGACGGCGCTCGAGCGCAACAACAGCAACGTGGGCGCCGGCTACATCGAAAAGCAGGGCGAGCAATTGCTGATACGCGCGCCGGGCCAGGTGGCGTCGAAAAGCGACATCGGCAACATCGTCGTCGCCAACGTGCAGGGCGTGGCGATCCGCATCCGCGACGTGGCCGACGTCGTGCTGGGGCGCGAGCTGCGCACGGGCGCGGCCACGGAAAACGGCCGCGAAGTGGTGCTCGGCACGGTCTTCATGCTGATCGGGCAGAACAGCCGCGCCGTCTCGCAGGCCGTCGATAAAAAGATGGTGGAGATCAACCGCAGCCTGCCCAAAGGCGTGCACGCCGTCACCGTGTATGACCGCACGGTACTCGTCGACAAGGCCATCAATACGGTAAAGAAAAACCTGCTCGAAGGCGCGGTGTTGGTGATCGCCATCCTGTTCCTCTTCCTCGGCAATATCCGCGCGGCCGTCATCACGGCCATGGTGATTCCGCTGGCCATGCTGTTCACGTTTACGGGCATGGTGCAATACCATGTCAGCGCCAACCTGATGAGTCTGGGGGCGCTGGACTTCGGCATCATCATCGATGGCGCCGTCGTGATCGTGGAAAACTGCGTACGCCGCCTGGCCCATGCGCAGCAGAAACTGGGACGGCCGCTCACCTTGCAGGAACGCTTACACGAAGTGTTTGCCGCATCGCAAGAAGCACGCCGCCCCCTGTTGTACGGCCAGTTGATCATCATGGTCGTGTACCTGCCCATCTTTGCGCTGACGGGCGTGGAAGGACGGATGTTTACGCCGATGGCCTTGACGGTCGTCATTGCCTTGCTGGGCGCCATGCTGCTGTCGATCACCTTCATCCCGGCCGCCGTGGCGCTGTTCATCGGCGACAAGGTGGCGGAAAAGGAAAATACCATCATGCGCGCCGCCAAGCGCTGGTATGCGCCGCTGCTGGACAAGGTCATGCGCAACACGCCCGTCGTGTTGACGGGTGCGGCCGTGGCTGTCGTGCTGTCGGGCTTGCTGGCAACGCGCATGGGCAGCGAATTCGTGCCCAGCCTGAACGAGGGCGACATCGCCATCCAGGCCCTGCGCATTCCCGGCACCAGCTTGAGCCAGTCGCTGGCCATGCAGCAGCAGCTGGAAAGCAAGCTCATGGCAAACCACCAGGAAATCGCGCGCGTGTTCGCCCGCACGGGGACGGCCGAGATCGCGTCCGACCCCATGCCGCCGAATATTTCCGATGGCTACATCATGCTCAAGCCCCGCAATGCATGGCCGGAACCGGGAAAATCGCGCGAGCGCTTGCTGGCGGAAATCGAAGCGACGGCCACCAGTTTACCGGGCAACAACTACGAGTTTTCCCAGCCGATCCAGCTGCGCTTCAATGAACTGATTTCCGGCGTGCGCAGCGACGTGGCCGTGAAACTGTTCGGCGATGACATGCTTGTCCTCGACAGTACGGCGGCGAAGATCGCCGGCGTGCTGGGCAAGATTCCCGGTGCGACGGAAGTGAAGGTCGAGCAGACGACGGGTTTACCGATGCTGACGGTGCAGATCGACCGCGAGCAGACGGCCCGCTACGGCCTCAACATCGCCGACGTGCAGTCGGCGATCGCCACGGCCATCGGCGGGCAAGAGGCCGGCACCCTGTTCCAGGGCGACCGCCGCTTCGACATCGTCGTGCGCCTGCCCGACAGCCTGCGCAGCGACCTCGAGCAACTGAAACGCCTGCCCATCGCCCTGCCCCTGGGTGCGGCGGCGGAAGGCCGCGCGCGCTTCATCCCGCTCGGTGAAGTGGCCAGCCTGCAAGTGGCGCCGGGACCGAACCAGATCAGCCGCGAAGACGGCAAGCGCCGCATCGTCATCAGCGCCAACGTGCGCGGGCGCGATATCGGCTCGTTTGTTGCGGAAGCAACGCAACAGCTGCAAGCGCAAGTGGCCATTCCCGCCGGCTACTGGACCAGCTGGGGCGGCCAGTTCGAGCAGCTGCAATCGGCCACGAAACGCCTGGAACTGGTAGTGCCCGTAGCCTTGGCCCTCGTCTTCGTCTTGCTGTTCGCCATGTTCGGCAACGTGAAGGATGGCGTATTGGTGTTCAGCGGCATCCCGTTCGCCTTGACGGGCGGCATCGTCGCCCTGTGGCTGCGCGACATCCCCATGTCGATCTCGGCGGCGGTCGGCTTCATCGCCCTGTCCGGCGTGGCCGTGCTGAACGGCCTCGTGATGATCGCCTACATCCGCCAACTGCGCGAACAGGGCATGCCCTTGCACGATGCGATACGCGAAGGCGCGATCACGCGCTTGCGGCCCGTCCTGATGACGGCGCTGGTGGCCTCGCTCGGTTTCGTGCCGATGGCGATCGCCACGGGCACGGGCGCCGAAGTGCAGCGTCCGCTGGCCACCGTGGTGATCGGCGGCATCCTGTCGTCGACGGCGTTGACCTTGCTGGTGCTGCCGCTGTTATACCGGCTCGCGTATCGCAGGAAAGAAGAGGAGGCAGGTCGGATGAGCGTGGCCGAAGGGCACTCTTAA
- a CDS encoding autotransporter assembly complex protein TamA, with protein sequence MGQLTLAAAGGAILLFPAAHAAAQEATQDAAPESASTTEAAPAPLQYEVKVNAPGDLDELLEKNLDLERFRGNPRMDREQLRRLVRATPEEAKNLIATAGYYTPVVTVRVDTTGAKPVVIVDVDPGPPATIDKVELELRGFDPTPPLAASEPYDTEALKRSWALKTGSVFRQSDWEAAKRALLREVVQTRYPRAQLVDTQAVVDPETHKVSLLVVLDSGPELRFGELRIEGLKRYDASIIRNLDKIRPGDYYSESALQSFQARLQDTGYFASVEVSADMSSILNEQIEAGQENQQAEAAGAAPEAKPANRGPAPQLPLVVRVTENKQQNVSAGLGFSTNTGNRAQLNYDNLNVWGTRFKSALTMETKKQAAHANFYFPTTERGYNDSAGASFERSDISNEITAVTTISAKRNWGGTNLERSLTFEFLSENKTVVGLEQTRSKSLPLTYAITKRSLDSLLFPTKGYVINAQVGGALLPLLTDERFVRVAGKAVYYRPLGEKGELIVRGEMGALGSKEKRGVPAVYLFRAGGDQSVRGYAYQELGVKEGEATVGGRYMLTGSAEYQYWFKPKWAVAAFYDAGNAADTVKAAMTPKSGYGLGGRYKSPVGPINVDVAYGHAVHAYRLHFSLGFTF encoded by the coding sequence ATGGGGCAACTGACACTGGCGGCCGCCGGCGGTGCCATCTTGCTATTTCCTGCCGCCCATGCCGCCGCACAGGAGGCCACGCAAGATGCTGCTCCAGAGAGCGCCAGCACCACCGAAGCGGCGCCCGCCCCGCTGCAGTACGAGGTCAAGGTCAACGCACCCGGCGACCTCGATGAGTTGCTTGAAAAAAACCTGGACCTGGAACGCTTCCGCGGCAACCCGCGCATGGACCGCGAGCAATTGCGGCGCCTCGTGCGCGCTACGCCCGAGGAGGCCAAAAACCTCATCGCCACGGCCGGCTACTACACGCCCGTCGTCACGGTGCGCGTCGATACGACGGGCGCCAAACCCGTCGTCATCGTCGACGTCGACCCGGGCCCGCCCGCGACCATCGACAAGGTCGAGCTGGAATTGCGCGGCTTCGATCCCACGCCGCCGCTGGCCGCCAGCGAGCCTTACGATACCGAAGCGCTGAAGCGCAGTTGGGCTCTGAAGACGGGCAGCGTGTTTCGCCAGTCCGACTGGGAAGCGGCCAAGCGCGCGCTGCTGCGCGAAGTGGTGCAGACGCGCTACCCGCGCGCCCAGCTGGTCGACACGCAAGCCGTGGTCGACCCGGAAACGCACAAGGTCTCCCTGCTGGTGGTGCTCGACAGCGGCCCCGAACTGCGCTTCGGCGAGCTGCGCATCGAAGGCTTGAAACGCTACGACGCCAGCATCATCCGCAACCTCGACAAGATACGTCCCGGCGACTATTACAGCGAATCGGCGCTGCAATCGTTCCAGGCGCGCCTGCAGGACACGGGCTACTTTGCCAGCGTGGAAGTGAGCGCCGACATGAGCAGCATCCTCAACGAACAGATCGAAGCGGGCCAGGAAAACCAGCAAGCCGAGGCCGCCGGCGCCGCGCCCGAGGCCAAGCCCGCCAACCGCGGCCCCGCGCCGCAGCTGCCGCTGGTCGTGCGCGTGACGGAAAACAAGCAGCAGAACGTCAGTGCCGGTCTCGGTTTCAGTACGAATACGGGTAACCGCGCCCAGCTCAACTATGACAACCTGAACGTGTGGGGCACGCGCTTCAAGAGCGCCCTCACGATGGAAACGAAGAAACAGGCGGCGCACGCCAATTTCTACTTTCCAACGACCGAGCGCGGCTACAACGACAGCGCGGGCGCCTCGTTCGAGCGCAGCGATATTTCCAACGAAATCACGGCCGTCACCACGATTTCGGCCAAGCGCAACTGGGGCGGCACCAACCTCGAGCGCAGCCTGACGTTCGAGTTCCTCAGCGAAAACAAGACCGTCGTGGGCCTGGAACAGACGCGCAGCAAGAGCTTGCCGCTGACCTATGCCATCACCAAGCGCAGCCTTGACAGCCTGCTGTTCCCCACCAAGGGCTACGTCATCAATGCCCAGGTGGGCGGCGCCCTGCTGCCCCTGCTGACGGACGAACGCTTCGTGCGCGTGGCCGGCAAGGCCGTGTATTACCGTCCGCTCGGTGAAAAAGGCGAGCTGATCGTGCGCGGCGAAATGGGCGCGCTGGGCTCGAAGGAAAAGCGCGGCGTGCCGGCCGTCTACCTGTTCCGCGCGGGTGGCGACCAGTCCGTGCGCGGCTATGCCTACCAGGAACTGGGCGTGAAGGAAGGCGAAGCCACCGTCGGCGGGCGCTACATGCTCACCGGCAGCGCCGAATACCAGTACTGGTTCAAGCCGAAGTGGGCCGTCGCCGCCTTCTATGACGCCGGTAACGCGGCCGACACCGTGAAAGCGGCCATGACGCCGAAATCGGGCTATGGCCTGGGCGGGCGCTACAAGAGTCCCGTCGGCCCCATCAATGTCGACGTGGCGTATGGCCACGCCGTCCACGCCTACCGTTTGCACTTCTCTCTGGGATTCACTTTCTGA
- the queC gene encoding 7-cyano-7-deazaguanine synthase QueC, whose amino-acid sequence MLATDSALVLFSGGQDSTTCLAWALKHYSRVETIGFDYGQRHAIELTVRPGVLEQMRQQSPEWDSRLGQDHMIDLSLISAISDTAMTQNVEIVMQENGLPNTFVPGRNLLFMTVAATVAYRRGLTVLVGGMCETDFSGYPDCRDDTMKALQVALNLGMDTRLKLETPLMWLDKAQSWDLAEDLGGQPLVDLIRSGTHTCYLGERGQLHDWGYGCGTCPACALRANGYQQYAARKAAKLAVK is encoded by the coding sequence ATGTTAGCAACGGACTCCGCACTGGTGCTCTTTAGCGGTGGACAAGATTCCACCACCTGCCTGGCCTGGGCCCTCAAGCACTATAGCCGCGTCGAAACCATCGGCTTTGACTATGGCCAGCGCCACGCGATCGAACTGACCGTGCGTCCCGGCGTACTGGAACAGATGCGCCAGCAGTCGCCCGAGTGGGACAGCCGCCTGGGCCAGGACCACATGATCGACCTGTCGCTCATTTCCGCCATTTCCGATACGGCCATGACGCAGAACGTCGAGATCGTCATGCAGGAAAACGGCTTGCCGAACACCTTCGTGCCTGGACGTAATTTGCTGTTCATGACGGTGGCCGCCACCGTGGCCTACCGCCGCGGTTTGACGGTGCTGGTGGGCGGCATGTGCGAGACGGATTTCTCAGGCTACCCGGATTGCCGCGACGACACGATGAAGGCGCTGCAAGTGGCGCTGAACCTGGGCATGGACACGCGCTTGAAACTGGAAACGCCGCTGATGTGGCTGGACAAGGCGCAAAGCTGGGACCTGGCGGAAGACCTGGGCGGCCAGCCGCTGGTCGACCTGATCCGCAGCGGCACGCATACCTGCTACCTGGGCGAGCGGGGCCAGCTGCACGACTGGGGCTATGGCTGCGGCACTTGCCCCGCCTGCGCCCTGCGCGCGAATGGCTACCAGCAATACGCTGCGAGAAAAGCGGCAAAGCTGGCTGTCAAGTAA
- a CDS encoding sensor domain-containing diguanylate cyclase has protein sequence MPTSASSSWFARPVSHWVGPRVLAALVLALCLGLTYGAWRNAHDASEQQVRADFDFRVRELVGNIAGRMQTYIQVLHGVQGLYASSQEVTRREFHAYLAVQQVDRHFPGIHGIGYLPLVPGAALARHEASVRADGYPGYAVRPAGQRAWHAPITYLEPLSESNLLAFGYDIWSEPVRRAALEQARDTGQAAMTGKIHLVQDGGSAQAHGFLVLLPVYDNGLLHGTVAQRRAALRAWVFAPFRMGDLMAGVGGESAYQLDLEIYDGAQMAEAALMYDSLPGGMSSAASDSLVSLQVITIAGRPWTLRVRAMPGFDGELLARPRLVAWTGLLASIVLALAAWLLAAGRARAQAALARSSELTGQLEQGQASVLAMAEAAQRSQAMLRSILDSTIDGILVDNVDGRIFTSNRRFRDLWQVPDALDWQADGAALVRHVESQLEQAAPFLGARAHAPHGHRERRDVLHLRDGRVVEQYVRSMQLGNEQARLWTFRDISERSQMERREHTRRQVLEMLATGAPLERVLESVVLSVQADHPAMLCSILLLDESRHRLVLGAAPSLPAFFNLSSHGHDLDTLQGVHGIAAQAVRDGQRVIVGDLHAGAQETMELAYRAQLQSCWAEPVRGGSGKLLGVLMAYHRQPTLPGAAHLARLSEAAHLAGMAIEQAQVALALRAGEARFRSLYDHAPVALWEQDWSAVRAALDALEQAGVRDLGAHFQANPDALQKLAGLVRIIDANGAALAQVRANEDDQRRGALSLAQNFDDSALPRFGDALLALAGGAHLFECESSFVRLDGAARQNELSLLVMPGHADSLDFVMVSSLDITERKRMNAELLQLATTDFLTGLPNRRHFMASLENEHARLQRELASSASVLMLDIDHFKRVNDEYGHAVGDAVLRHLGALMCQALRKVDVPGRVGGEEFAILLPGTDLSAAAVFAERLRRRVAESSLTTDGGTVITITVSIGMAAMAGTDADCDAVLARADEALYRAKRGGRNRIEQNDGGGDGVLSKFMAQ, from the coding sequence ATGCCTACAAGCGCGTCTTCGTCGTGGTTTGCCCGGCCAGTGTCGCACTGGGTGGGACCGCGCGTGCTGGCCGCGCTGGTGCTGGCGCTGTGCCTGGGATTGACGTATGGCGCCTGGCGCAATGCCCACGACGCCAGCGAACAGCAGGTGCGGGCCGATTTCGATTTCCGCGTGCGCGAACTGGTGGGCAACATCGCCGGCCGCATGCAGACCTACATCCAAGTGCTGCACGGGGTGCAGGGACTGTATGCCAGTTCGCAGGAAGTCACGCGCCGCGAATTCCACGCCTATCTGGCGGTGCAGCAGGTGGACCGCCACTTTCCCGGCATCCACGGCATCGGCTACCTGCCGCTGGTACCCGGCGCGGCCCTGGCGCGGCACGAGGCCAGCGTGCGCGCGGACGGTTATCCCGGCTATGCCGTGCGTCCGGCCGGCCAGCGCGCCTGGCACGCGCCCATTACCTATCTGGAGCCTTTAAGCGAGAGCAACCTGCTGGCCTTCGGCTATGACATCTGGTCCGAACCCGTGCGTCGCGCCGCGCTCGAGCAGGCGCGCGACACGGGGCAAGCCGCCATGACGGGCAAGATCCACCTCGTGCAAGATGGCGGCAGCGCCCAGGCGCATGGCTTCCTCGTCTTGCTGCCCGTGTATGACAACGGCTTGCTGCATGGTACCGTGGCGCAGCGGCGCGCCGCCCTGCGCGCCTGGGTGTTTGCGCCGTTCCGCATGGGCGACCTGATGGCGGGCGTGGGCGGCGAGAGCGCGTACCAGCTGGACCTGGAAATCTATGATGGCGCGCAAATGGCCGAGGCGGCCCTGATGTACGACAGCTTGCCTGGCGGCATGTCGTCCGCCGCGTCGGACAGCCTGGTGTCGCTGCAAGTGATCACCATCGCCGGCCGCCCCTGGACCTTGCGCGTGCGCGCCATGCCGGGCTTCGATGGCGAACTGCTGGCGCGGCCGCGCCTGGTGGCCTGGACGGGCTTGCTGGCCAGCATCGTGCTGGCGCTGGCGGCCTGGCTGCTGGCGGCGGGCCGTGCCCGCGCCCAGGCGGCGCTGGCGCGCTCGAGCGAGCTGACCGGCCAGCTCGAGCAGGGGCAAGCGAGCGTGCTGGCGATGGCCGAGGCGGCGCAGCGCAGCCAGGCCATGCTGCGCAGCATCCTCGATTCGACCATCGACGGTATTCTGGTCGACAACGTCGATGGCCGCATCTTCACGTCGAACCGGCGCTTCCGCGACCTGTGGCAAGTGCCTGACGCGCTCGACTGGCAAGCCGATGGCGCGGCGCTCGTGCGCCATGTGGAAAGCCAGCTGGAGCAGGCGGCGCCTTTCCTCGGGGCACGCGCCCACGCGCCGCACGGCCACCGCGAGCGGCGCGACGTGCTGCACCTGCGCGATGGGCGGGTGGTCGAGCAATACGTGCGCAGCATGCAGCTGGGTAATGAACAGGCGCGCTTGTGGACCTTCCGCGATATCAGCGAGCGCAGCCAGATGGAGCGGCGCGAACACACGCGGCGGCAAGTGCTGGAAATGCTGGCCACGGGCGCGCCGCTGGAACGGGTGCTGGAAAGCGTGGTGCTGAGCGTGCAGGCCGACCATCCCGCCATGCTGTGCAGCATCTTGCTGCTCGATGAAAGCCGCCACCGCCTGGTGCTGGGCGCGGCGCCCAGCCTGCCCGCGTTTTTCAACCTGTCCAGCCATGGCCATGACCTCGACACCTTGCAGGGCGTGCACGGCATCGCCGCGCAAGCCGTGCGCGACGGCCAGCGCGTGATCGTGGGCGACCTGCATGCCGGTGCGCAGGAAACGATGGAGCTGGCATACCGGGCCCAGCTGCAATCGTGCTGGGCCGAGCCCGTGCGTGGTGGCTCGGGCAAGCTGCTGGGCGTGCTGATGGCGTATCACCGCCAGCCGACCTTGCCGGGCGCGGCGCATCTGGCGCGGCTGAGCGAGGCGGCCCACCTGGCCGGCATGGCCATCGAACAGGCGCAGGTGGCGCTGGCCCTGCGCGCCGGCGAAGCGCGTTTCCGCAGCCTGTACGACCATGCGCCTGTGGCCCTGTGGGAACAGGACTGGTCGGCCGTGCGCGCCGCGCTCGATGCCCTTGAGCAAGCGGGCGTGCGCGACTTGGGCGCCCACTTCCAAGCCAATCCGGACGCGCTGCAGAAGCTGGCCGGGCTGGTGCGCATCATCGATGCGAATGGCGCCGCGCTGGCGCAGGTGCGCGCCAACGAGGATGACCAGCGCCGCGGCGCCTTGAGCCTGGCGCAGAATTTCGACGACAGCGCCTTGCCCCGTTTCGGCGATGCGCTGCTGGCGCTGGCGGGCGGCGCCCACCTGTTCGAGTGCGAAAGCAGCTTCGTGCGTCTCGATGGCGCGGCGCGGCAAAATGAATTGAGCCTGCTGGTGATGCCCGGCCATGCGGACAGCCTCGATTTCGTCATGGTGTCTTCGCTCGATATTACCGAGCGCAAGCGCATGAACGCGGAACTGCTGCAACTGGCCACCACGGATTTCCTGACCGGCTTGCCGAACCGGCGCCACTTCATGGCGTCGCTGGAAAACGAGCATGCCCGCTTGCAGCGCGAACTGGCCAGCTCCGCCAGCGTGCTGATGCTCGACATCGATCACTTCAAGCGCGTCAACGACGAGTATGGCCACGCCGTGGGCGATGCCGTGCTGCGCCACCTGGGCGCGCTGATGTGCCAGGCGCTGCGCAAGGTCGACGTGCCGGGGCGCGTGGGCGGCGAGGAATTCGCCATCTTGCTGCCGGGGACGGATCTGAGCGCCGCCGCCGTGTTTGCCGAGCGCTTGCGCCGGCGCGTGGCGGAAAGCTCGCTGACCACCGATGGCGGCACGGTGATCACCATCACGGTAAGCATCGGCATGGCCGCCATGGCGGGCACCGATGCCGATTGCGACGCCGTGCTGGCGCGCGCCGACGAGGCGCTGTACCGGGCCAAGCGGGGCGGGCGCAACCGCATCGAACAGAATGATGGCGGCGGCGACGGCGTGCTCAGCAAGTTCATGGCCCAGTGA
- a CDS encoding helix-turn-helix domain-containing protein: MIAPQSIIREPRLQHDSWQGTLWLAPDFAILHGAAGATDSHAHYAHQLMLSTGAPFTAKLDGIVHTVRHLLVDSLRPHAIVAAPAPMLTIYAEPQRLGGAALLAAAASAGVPSLDSLAAALQAQPRVHLPDARLRRALDKVDALLSGKVSAAAVAEAAHLSLSQLERLFSAQLGLPVRRLVLWRRLRLAIRFILLGSTLTQAAHGAGFADAAHFSRTMRSLFGVRADRSLRQLDVKLLD, from the coding sequence ATGATCGCCCCGCAATCCATCATCAGGGAGCCGCGTTTGCAGCACGATAGCTGGCAGGGAACACTATGGCTGGCGCCGGACTTTGCCATCTTGCATGGCGCAGCGGGCGCCACGGACAGTCACGCCCATTATGCGCACCAGCTGATGCTGAGCACGGGCGCGCCCTTCACGGCCAAACTCGACGGCATCGTCCACACGGTGCGGCATCTGCTGGTCGACAGCCTGCGTCCGCACGCCATCGTGGCCGCGCCGGCGCCCATGCTGACCATCTATGCGGAGCCGCAGCGCCTGGGCGGCGCGGCCCTGCTGGCGGCGGCCGCCAGCGCAGGCGTACCCAGCCTCGATAGCCTGGCCGCCGCGCTGCAGGCGCAGCCGCGCGTACACCTGCCCGATGCCCGCTTGCGGCGGGCGCTGGACAAGGTCGATGCGCTGCTGTCGGGCAAGGTCAGCGCGGCGGCCGTGGCCGAGGCCGCGCATTTGTCGCTGAGCCAGCTGGAACGCCTGTTCAGTGCCCAGCTGGGCTTGCCCGTGCGACGCCTGGTGCTGTGGCGCCGCTTGCGCCTGGCCATCCGTTTCATCTTGCTCGGCAGTACCCTGACGCAGGCGGCTCACGGCGCCGGCTTTGCCGATGCCGCGCATTTTTCGCGCACCATGCGCAGCCTGTTCGGCGTGCGCGCCGACCGCAGCTTGCGCCAGCTCGACGTCAAGCTGCTCGATTGA